The genomic interval GGCGAAGACCACAAGCATGCCACGCCAGCCGATCTCGTCGGACAGCCAACCGCCGATGATCCGTCCGGCGAGGATCCCCACCGAGATCCCGGCGGTCACGAGACCCAGCGTTCGCGCGCGGCGATCCGGATGCGCGAGCCGGCCCGCGACCGAGCTGAGCCCCGCGCCGACGGCCGAACAGGCGCCGATCACGGCGGTGATCAGCCCCAACTGCCACACGCCGCCGATCGCGGCGCTCGACGCCAAAGCGATTGCCAGCACCGCGAATTGGGCGGCGAGCACCCGATCCGGCGCGAACCGGTCGACCAGCGGGACCAGCAGTCCCAGCCCTGCCATGTACCCGATCGGCCCGCAGGCGAGCGCGAACCCCACCGCCGTGACCTGTACACCCAGCGTGTCCGCCACATCGGCGATCGCGGGCTGCAAGCAGTAGGTCGTCGAGGTGCCGAGCGTGGCCGCGAGCGCCATGAAAAGCACGACGGGTCCCCGCAATCGCGGGGCGGCGGGGGTAGCGAGATCAGCGTTCATATCGGTCGACGGTACGAATCGCCTGCCCATGGTGCTGGCGGGATCTCGACCTCGCCGTAGGCGCTAGCGGTGAATGGCACCGCCCGTCAGCACCAGCGGTGCCGCGGTGCCGCCGCGCACCTCGGCGATGATCTCGGCGGCGATCGAGACGGCCGTCTCCGCCGGTGTCCGTCCGCCCAGATCGAGTCCGATGGGTGAGCGCAACCGCGCCAATTCGCGATCGGTCAGGCCGCTTTCGCGCAGGAGGCGCAGTCGTTCGGCATGGGTGCGGCGCGATCCCATCGCGCCCACATAGCCGACCGGCAGCCGCAGTGCGACCTCCAGCAACGGCAGGTCGAATTTGGCGTCGTGGGTCAGGACGCACACCACCGTTCTGGCGTCGACGGTGAGTGAACGCAGATACCGGTCCGGCCAGTCCACGACGACCTCGTGCGCCTCGGGAAAGCGGTCCGCCGTCGTGAACACCGGGCGGGCATCGCAGACGGTGACCCGGTAGCCCAGGAACCGGCCCATCGCGGCGAGTGCCGCGGCGTAGTCGATCGCCCCGAAGATCAGCAGCCGCGGCGGCGAACTGTAGCACTCCATGAATTCCGCAGTGCGCAAACCGGTTTCACTCATGGGCTCGCCCGGGATGACGGTCGTGCGAACGGCGGAGCCGAGCGACCGCACCACCGTCACCGGCTCCCCGCGAGTGAGCGCGGAGAGGGCGGGCTCCAGTGCCGCGCCCGGCGCGGGATGCACGAATATCTCGACCTCGCCGCCGCAGGTCAACCCGACAGCGAACGCGTCGTCGTCGCTGTAGCCGAAGCGCTGTCGCACCGCGCGCCCGGAGTCCAGCGCCTCCAGGCACAACTGGTGTACGGCCGCCTCCACGCAGCCACCCGAGACGCTGCCCGCCACCCGGCCGTCCGCCGACACCGCCATCGCCGCGCCCGGCGGCCGGGGCGCGCTGCCACTCGTGCCGATCACCGTCGCCAGCGCGTATTCCACGCCGCCGCAATGCCATTCGAGCAGCTGATGCGCGATATCACGCACGAGATGACCCGATCACCGCGCGGCCTTTCGCTGGGCCGCCAACCGCACCGCGTCGAGGATCTTCTCGTATCCGGTGCAGCGGCAGAGGTTCCCGGCCAGCGCCTCCCGGATTTCGACATCCGAGGGTTCCGGATTCCGGTCGATCAGGTCACTGGCCTGCACAATGAGACCCGGTGTGCAGAAGCCACATTGGACCGCCCCGGCCTCGACGAAAGCCTGCTGCATCGGATCCAGCCGGCCGCCCTCGGCCAGACCTTCGACGGTCCGCACCGAGCGACCCTCGACCTGCCCGGCCGCCACCAAGCACGCGCAAGCCGTGGTGCCGTCCAGATAGACGGTGCAGGAACCGCATTCGCCTTGCTCACAGGCATTCTTGGAGCCGGGCAGACCCATCCGCTCGCGCAGGATGTAGAGCAGACTCTCGCCCGGCCACACATCGTCGACGGTCACGGGTTCGCCGTTGACAGTGAAGGTGACACGCATCAGGCCGCCTTCCTTTCGCTCGCATAGTCTTTCCAGGCCCAGGCGAGAGTTCGCCGGGCCAGCACCGCCAAGGCGTGCCGGCGGTATCCGGCGGTGCCGCGCACGTCGTCGATGGGTGCGGCCGCCTCCGCGACCAGCTCCCCGAAACGAGTGACGACGGCGGGCCGGAGCTCGGCGCGGCTTTCCCACCATCCACCGGCGGTCAATTCCGCGCCCAGGAACTGCTCGGCCGCGATCGCCCGGCGCGGTGTGGGTGCCGCCGAACCGAATCCGGTACCCACCGCCCGCCGCTCGGGGTGCAGCGACAGCGCGAACGCGGCCACGGAGATGACCATGGCGTTCCTGGTGCCGATTTTGGCGAACTGCTGCGGCCCGGTCGCGGGCCGCACCCGGAACGCGCCGATGAGTTCGTCGGCCGCCAGGGCGTTGCGTTTGACCCCGACATAGAAGTCGGTGATCGGGATATCACGCACACCCCGGACCGAATGTGCCTCTACGACAGCATCATCGGCGAGCAGCGACGGATGCGCGTCACCGGCGGGGGAAGCCGCGCCCAGATTGCCGCCGACGGTGCCGCGGTTGCGGATCTGCGGTGAGCCGACGGTGCGCGCGGCCATCGCCAAACCCGGTAGGACATCGCCGAGTTCGGTGATCAGACGGGTGTAGCTGACACCCGCGCCGATGCGGAGCGCACCGTCGTCGCAGGCCCATTCCGTGAGCTCGCCCACGCGAGTCAGGTCCAGCAGCAAGGCCGGACGTTTGACGTCGAAGTTGAGCTCGACCATCACGTCGGTACCCCCGGCGATCGGAACCGCCTCGGGATAGGCGGCTTTCGCCGCCAGCGCTTCGGCCCATGAGCCGGGTCGCAAGAATTCCATATCGGAGCACTCCTGTGCGTTGAGGTGAGTCGCCGTCACCCGGCGAGGCAGGACCGCAGGCCGCGGGTCAGTTCGGCGCGATCCAGCTCGCGCCCGATGAAAACGACCTTGCCGGAACGGTTTTCGCCCTGCCACGGCGCGGACGGCCGAATCTCGAACATGCTGTGGATGCCCTGCAGCACGAATCGGCGGCTGTCGTCGGCGACCGCGAACAAACCCTTGATCCGGAACACGTCGCCGCCCCGCTCGGCCAGGTGGGCGCTGAGCCAGGACTCCAGCGCACGCTGGTCGAAACCACCGTCGAGTTCGATCCCGACCGAGGTCAGGCTCGGGTCGTGCTGATGGTTGTCCTCGTCGAGCCAGTGCGGGTCACCCGCCATGGTCCGCGCCATATCGAAGGCGCCGATGCCCAGCACATCACCGAGATCGATCGCCGCGTACTGCGAGGTGATGATGTCTGCGGTCGCGTTGATCGCCCGCACCGCCGCCTGGACCTCGTGCACGGTGTCGGCGTCGACCAGGTCCACCTTGTTGATGATGATCCGGTCCGCGAAGGCGATCTGATCGACCACCTGATGGCCCACGCCGTCGGCACCCACCTCGGCGAGATGGCCGCGGACATGTTTGGCGTCGACCAAGGTGACGATGGCGTCCAGCGCGAAGTTCGCGGCGATCTCCTCGTCCACGAAGAAGGTCTGGGCGACCGGATTCGGGTCGGCGAGCCCGCTGGTCTCGATCAGGATGCGATCGAAGCGGTCACTGCGCGCCAGCAGCGAACGCAGAATCTCGATCAGGTCGGTGCGCGCCGTACAGCACAGGCAGCACCCGTTGCTCATCTCGATGATCTTCTCGTCCGCGTTCAGCACGAGATCGTTGTCGATGGGTATCTCACCGAATTCGTTCTCGATGACCGCGATTCGGTGCCCGTGATTGGCGGTCAGGATGTGATTGACCAATGTCGTCTTGCCGGAGCCGAGGAATCCGGTCAGAACTGTCACAGGGATCTTGGCGCTGTCAGACATGGGTATCTCCTTGTCGGTTGAGGGAATTGAGGATCGTTCGCGCCTGGGCGAGCGCGTCGGGCGAGATCTCGATCCGCTTGCCGTCGAAGCCGGGGCCCCGGGTCGCGTCGAGGCCCAGCCGGGAGGTGGTTCCGTCGCTGGTCGAGGACGGATCCAGGGGCGAGCCCGGCAGCCCGTCGACGGTGAGGATGTCGCGGTGCGGTTGGAAGTGGGTGGCCAGCGCCCAGAGCACCGCGGAGTCGTCGGTGAGGTCGATATCGCTGTCGACCGCGATGACGGTCTTGACGTAGGGATCCCAGCCGAGCAGGCCCAGCATGATCTGGCGCGCCTGACCGGGCCTGCTCTGCCGCACCGCCACATAGCAGTGGAAATGCGTCCCGGAGGTCGGATAGTGCACCGCGGTCACATCCGGGAAACGCGATTTGAGCTTCTCCGCCATTTCCGACTCCCGCGGAATCCGGGCGAGATTGAGATGCTCCGCGGTATTGCCGCCCTCGACATCGAACAGAATGGGCTGCCGCCGCCGCATGATCGCCGTGACTCGCACCAGATTGTTGGTGGATCGGTTCGAGGAATAGCCGGAGAACTCCCCGAAGGGACCCTCCTCGACCCGCGCCGCCGGATCGATCTCGCCTTCCAGCACGAAATCCGACCAGGCCGGAACCCCGATGCCGTGGCGCGGCGTCGCGACGATCTCGAGCGGCTCACCCAGCAGTCCGCCGGCGATCGCGCGTTCGTCGACCTCGTAACCGACGCGGGCCGAGGCCGCGAGCATGAACAGCGGGTGCCCGCCGATCACCATGGCGATCGGCATCGGTCTACCCAGCTCGGCGTATTTCGCGAGCATGCGCCACAGGTCGCCGCGCGAATGCAGGCTGGTCGCCAGCTCGGTGCGCGAGTGCGCCATCGAGCGGTGATAGCTCAGGTTGCCCACCCCGGTCTCGGGATCCTCCGCGACGATGATGCCGCTGGTGATGTAAGGCGCGCGGTCCGAGGCGAAATGGCGCAGCATCGGCACCGTCGCCAGATCCACCTCCGCATCGGTGTCGACGACTTCGAGGATGGGCCCGGAATCCACTCGACGCGGTGCCAGCGGCTGGGCCGCCCGGGCGGCGTAGGCCTCGTGCAAACCGCTCGGCTCGGTGCCCAGCATGCGGGCGATCCGCTGCCGCGAGGCGAACACATTGCTCACCACCGGGACCGCGACACCGTCGACCTTGCGGCAGAACAGCATCTCGTCCCGGCCGCGCGCGGCCAGTTCGTAGATCAGTCCGGTGACGCCTTGATCCGCGGGCACGACATCGCCGACCGTCAGTACGTCCTCGGGATGCGTTGCGAGATAACGCTCCAGAAAGTCGTGCGGGTCCTGCCGCCGGGAGAGGTCGGAG from Nocardia goodfellowii carries:
- a CDS encoding XdhC family protein, which gives rise to MRDIAHQLLEWHCGGVEYALATVIGTSGSAPRPPGAAMAVSADGRVAGSVSGGCVEAAVHQLCLEALDSGRAVRQRFGYSDDDAFAVGLTCGGEVEIFVHPAPGAALEPALSALTRGEPVTVVRSLGSAVRTTVIPGEPMSETGLRTAEFMECYSSPPRLLIFGAIDYAAALAAMGRFLGYRVTVCDARPVFTTADRFPEAHEVVVDWPDRYLRSLTVDARTVVCVLTHDAKFDLPLLEVALRLPVGYVGAMGSRRTHAERLRLLRESGLTDRELARLRSPIGLDLGGRTPAETAVSIAAEIIAEVRGGTAAPLVLTGGAIHR
- a CDS encoding (2Fe-2S)-binding protein; amino-acid sequence: MRVTFTVNGEPVTVDDVWPGESLLYILRERMGLPGSKNACEQGECGSCTVYLDGTTACACLVAAGQVEGRSVRTVEGLAEGGRLDPMQQAFVEAGAVQCGFCTPGLIVQASDLIDRNPEPSDVEIREALAGNLCRCTGYEKILDAVRLAAQRKAAR
- a CDS encoding FAD binding domain-containing protein, yielding MEFLRPGSWAEALAAKAAYPEAVPIAGGTDVMVELNFDVKRPALLLDLTRVGELTEWACDDGALRIGAGVSYTRLITELGDVLPGLAMAARTVGSPQIRNRGTVGGNLGAASPAGDAHPSLLADDAVVEAHSVRGVRDIPITDFYVGVKRNALAADELIGAFRVRPATGPQQFAKIGTRNAMVISVAAFALSLHPERRAVGTGFGSAAPTPRRAIAAEQFLGAELTAGGWWESRAELRPAVVTRFGELVAEAAAPIDDVRGTAGYRRHALAVLARRTLAWAWKDYASERKAA
- a CDS encoding CobW family GTP-binding protein, with the translated sequence MSDSAKIPVTVLTGFLGSGKTTLVNHILTANHGHRIAVIENEFGEIPIDNDLVLNADEKIIEMSNGCCLCCTARTDLIEILRSLLARSDRFDRILIETSGLADPNPVAQTFFVDEEIAANFALDAIVTLVDAKHVRGHLAEVGADGVGHQVVDQIAFADRIIINKVDLVDADTVHEVQAAVRAINATADIITSQYAAIDLGDVLGIGAFDMARTMAGDPHWLDEDNHQHDPSLTSVGIELDGGFDQRALESWLSAHLAERGGDVFRIKGLFAVADDSRRFVLQGIHSMFEIRPSAPWQGENRSGKVVFIGRELDRAELTRGLRSCLAG
- a CDS encoding UbiD family decarboxylase, producing MTYSDLSRRQDPHDFLERYLATHPEDVLTVGDVVPADQGVTGLIYELAARGRDEMLFCRKVDGVAVPVVSNVFASRQRIARMLGTEPSGLHEAYAARAAQPLAPRRVDSGPILEVVDTDAEVDLATVPMLRHFASDRAPYITSGIIVAEDPETGVGNLSYHRSMAHSRTELATSLHSRGDLWRMLAKYAELGRPMPIAMVIGGHPLFMLAASARVGYEVDERAIAGGLLGEPLEIVATPRHGIGVPAWSDFVLEGEIDPAARVEEGPFGEFSGYSSNRSTNNLVRVTAIMRRRQPILFDVEGGNTAEHLNLARIPRESEMAEKLKSRFPDVTAVHYPTSGTHFHCYVAVRQSRPGQARQIMLGLLGWDPYVKTVIAVDSDIDLTDDSAVLWALATHFQPHRDILTVDGLPGSPLDPSSTSDGTTSRLGLDATRGPGFDGKRIEISPDALAQARTILNSLNRQGDTHV